A genomic region of Saimiri boliviensis isolate mSaiBol1 chromosome 20, mSaiBol1.pri, whole genome shotgun sequence contains the following coding sequences:
- the GRK6 gene encoding G protein-coupled receptor kinase 6 isoform X4 — translation MELENIVANTVLLKAREGGGGNRKGKSKKWRQMLQFPHISQCEELRLSLERDYHSLCERQPIGRLLFREFCATRPELSRCIAFLDGVAEYEVTPDEKRKACGRRLMQNFLSHTGPDLIPEVSQELVTNCAQRLEQGPCKDLFQELTRLTHEYLSVAPFADYLDSIYFNRFLQWKWLERQPVTKNTFRQYRVLGKGGFGEVCACQVRATGKMYACKKLEKKRIKKRKGEAMALNEKQILEKVNSRFVVSLAYAYETKDALCLVLTLMNGGDLKFHIYHMGHAGFSEARAVFYTAEICCGLEDLHRERIVYRDLKPENILLDDHGHIRISDLGLAVHVPEGQTIKGRVGTVGYMAPEVVKNERYTFSPDWWALGCLLYEMIAGQSPFQQRKKKIKREEVERLVKEVPEEYSERFSPQARSLCSQLLCKDPAERLGCRGGSAREVKEHPLFKKLNFKRLGAGMLEPPFKPDPQAIYCKDVLDIEQFSTVKGVELEPTDQDFYQKFATGSVPIPWQNEMVETECFQELNVFGLDGSVPPDLDWKGQPPAPPKKGLLQRLFSRQRIAVETAATVRKSSPPASSPEPEAPTGSWR, via the exons AGCGTGACTACCACAGCCTGTGCGAGCGGCAGCCCATCGGGCGCCTGCTGTTTCGAGAGTTCTGTGCCACGAGGCCGGAGCTGAGCCGCTGCATCGCCTTCCTGGATGGGGTG GCCGAGTATGAAGTGACCCCGGATGAGAAGCGGAAAGCATGTGGGCGGCGGCTAATGCAGAATTTTCTGAGCCACACG GGTCCTGACCTCATCCCTGAGGTCTCCCAGGAGCTGGTGACGAACTGCGCCCAGCGACTGGAGCAGGGGCCCTGCAAAGACCTCTTCCAGGAACTCACCCG GCTGACCCACGAGTACCTGAGCGTGGCCCCATTTGCCGACTACCTCGACAGCATCTACTTCAACCGTTTCCTGCAGTGGAAGTGGCTGGAAAG GCAGCCAGTGACCAAAAACACCTTCAGGCAGTACCGAGTCCTGGGCAAAGGTGGCTTTGGGGAG GTGTGCGCCTGCCAGGTGCGGGCCACAGGCAAGATGTACGCCTGCAAGAAGCTAGAGAAAAAGCGGATCAAGAAGCGGAAAGGGGAGGCCATGGCGCTGAACGAGAAGCAGATCCTGGAGAAAGTGAACAGTAGGTTTGTA GTGAGCTTGGCCTATGCCTATGAGACCAAGGACGCGCTGTGCCTAGTGCTGACGCTGATGAATGGAGGTGACCTCAAGTTCCACATCTACCACATGGGCCATGCTGGCTTCTCCGAAGCACGGGCTGTCTTCTACACCGCCGAGATCTGCTGCGGCCTGGAGGACCTGCACCGGGAGCGCATCGTGTACAG GGACCTAAAGCCAGAGAACATCTTGCTGGATGACCACG GCCACATCCGAATCTCCGACCTGGGACTGGCTGTGCATGTACCCGAGGGCCAGACCATCAAAGGCCGTGTGGGCACCGTGGGCTACATGG CTCCAGAGGTGGTGAAGAACGAACGGTACACGTTCAGCCCTGACTGGTGGGCGCTAGGCTGCCTCCTGTATGAGATGATCGCAGGCCAGTCACCCTTCcagcagaggaagaagaagatCAAGCGGGAGGAGGTGGAGCGGCTGGTGAAGGAGGTGCCCGAGGAGTATTCAGAGCGCTTCTCCCCACAGGCCCGCTCACTGTGCTCCCAG CTCCTCTGCAAGGACCCCGCCGAACGTCTGGGGTGTCGTGGGGGCAGTGCCCGTGAGGTGAAGGAGCATCCCCTCTTTAAGAAGCTGAACTTCAAGCGGCTAGGAGCCGGCATGCTGGAGCCGCCCTTCAAGCCTGAT ccccaggccatTTACTGCAAGGATGTTCTGGACATTGAGCAGTTCTCCACCGTCAAGGGCGTGGAGCTGGAGCCCACTGACCAGGACTTCTACCAGAAGTTTGCCACAGGCAGCGTGCCTATCCCCTGGCAGAACGAG ATGGTGGAGACGGAGTGCTTCCAGGAACTGAATGTCTTCGGGCTGGATGGCTCAGTTCCCCCAGACCTGGACTGGAAGGGCCAGCCACCTGCACCCCCTAAAAAGGGACTGCTGCAGAGACTCTTCAGTCGCCAA ag GATTGCTGTGGAAACTGCAGCGACAGTGAGGAAGAGCTCCCCACCCGCCTCTAGCCCCGAGCCTGAGGCCCCCACCGGCAGCTGGCGGTAG
- the GRK6 gene encoding G protein-coupled receptor kinase 6 isoform X3, with protein sequence MLQFPHISQCEELRLSLERDYHSLCERQPIGRLLFREFCATRPELSRCIAFLDGVAEYEVTPDEKRKACGRRLMQNFLSHTGPDLIPEVSQELVTNCAQRLEQGPCKDLFQELTRLTHEYLSVAPFADYLDSIYFNRFLQWKWLERQPVTKNTFRQYRVLGKGGFGEVCACQVRATGKMYACKKLEKKRIKKRKGEAMALNEKQILEKVNSRFVVSLAYAYETKDALCLVLTLMNGGDLKFHIYHMGHAGFSEARAVFYTAEICCGLEDLHRERIVYRDLKPENILLDDHGHIRISDLGLAVHVPEGQTIKGRVGTVGYMAPEVVKNERYTFSPDWWALGCLLYEMIAGQSPFQQRKKKIKREEVERLVKEVPEEYSERFSPQARSLCSQLLCKDPAERLGCRGGSAREVKEHPLFKKLNFKRLGAGMLEPPFKPDPQAIYCKDVLDIEQFSTVKGVELEPTDQDFYQKFATGSVPIPWQNEMVETECFQELNVFGLDGSVPPDLDWKGQPPAPPKKGLLQRLFSRQDCCGNCSDSEEELPTRL encoded by the exons AGCGTGACTACCACAGCCTGTGCGAGCGGCAGCCCATCGGGCGCCTGCTGTTTCGAGAGTTCTGTGCCACGAGGCCGGAGCTGAGCCGCTGCATCGCCTTCCTGGATGGGGTG GCCGAGTATGAAGTGACCCCGGATGAGAAGCGGAAAGCATGTGGGCGGCGGCTAATGCAGAATTTTCTGAGCCACACG GGTCCTGACCTCATCCCTGAGGTCTCCCAGGAGCTGGTGACGAACTGCGCCCAGCGACTGGAGCAGGGGCCCTGCAAAGACCTCTTCCAGGAACTCACCCG GCTGACCCACGAGTACCTGAGCGTGGCCCCATTTGCCGACTACCTCGACAGCATCTACTTCAACCGTTTCCTGCAGTGGAAGTGGCTGGAAAG GCAGCCAGTGACCAAAAACACCTTCAGGCAGTACCGAGTCCTGGGCAAAGGTGGCTTTGGGGAG GTGTGCGCCTGCCAGGTGCGGGCCACAGGCAAGATGTACGCCTGCAAGAAGCTAGAGAAAAAGCGGATCAAGAAGCGGAAAGGGGAGGCCATGGCGCTGAACGAGAAGCAGATCCTGGAGAAAGTGAACAGTAGGTTTGTA GTGAGCTTGGCCTATGCCTATGAGACCAAGGACGCGCTGTGCCTAGTGCTGACGCTGATGAATGGAGGTGACCTCAAGTTCCACATCTACCACATGGGCCATGCTGGCTTCTCCGAAGCACGGGCTGTCTTCTACACCGCCGAGATCTGCTGCGGCCTGGAGGACCTGCACCGGGAGCGCATCGTGTACAG GGACCTAAAGCCAGAGAACATCTTGCTGGATGACCACG GCCACATCCGAATCTCCGACCTGGGACTGGCTGTGCATGTACCCGAGGGCCAGACCATCAAAGGCCGTGTGGGCACCGTGGGCTACATGG CTCCAGAGGTGGTGAAGAACGAACGGTACACGTTCAGCCCTGACTGGTGGGCGCTAGGCTGCCTCCTGTATGAGATGATCGCAGGCCAGTCACCCTTCcagcagaggaagaagaagatCAAGCGGGAGGAGGTGGAGCGGCTGGTGAAGGAGGTGCCCGAGGAGTATTCAGAGCGCTTCTCCCCACAGGCCCGCTCACTGTGCTCCCAG CTCCTCTGCAAGGACCCCGCCGAACGTCTGGGGTGTCGTGGGGGCAGTGCCCGTGAGGTGAAGGAGCATCCCCTCTTTAAGAAGCTGAACTTCAAGCGGCTAGGAGCCGGCATGCTGGAGCCGCCCTTCAAGCCTGAT ccccaggccatTTACTGCAAGGATGTTCTGGACATTGAGCAGTTCTCCACCGTCAAGGGCGTGGAGCTGGAGCCCACTGACCAGGACTTCTACCAGAAGTTTGCCACAGGCAGCGTGCCTATCCCCTGGCAGAACGAG ATGGTGGAGACGGAGTGCTTCCAGGAACTGAATGTCTTCGGGCTGGATGGCTCAGTTCCCCCAGACCTGGACTGGAAGGGCCAGCCACCTGCACCCCCTAAAAAGGGACTGCTGCAGAGACTCTTCAGTCGCCAA GATTGCTGTGGAAACTGCAGCGACAGTGAGGAAGAGCTCCCCACCCGCCTCTAG
- the GRK6 gene encoding G protein-coupled receptor kinase 6 isoform X1 codes for MELENIVANTVLLKAREGGGGNRKGKSKKWRQMLQFPHISQCEELRLSLERDYHSLCERQPIGRLLFREFCATRPELSRCIAFLDGVAEYEVTPDEKRKACGRRLMQNFLSHTGPDLIPEVSQELVTNCAQRLEQGPCKDLFQELTRLTHEYLSVAPFADYLDSIYFNRFLQWKWLERQPVTKNTFRQYRVLGKGGFGEVCACQVRATGKMYACKKLEKKRIKKRKGEAMALNEKQILEKVNSRFVVSLAYAYETKDALCLVLTLMNGGDLKFHIYHMGHAGFSEARAVFYTAEICCGLEDLHRERIVYRDLKPENILLDDHGHIRISDLGLAVHVPEGQTIKGRVGTVGYMAPEVVKNERYTFSPDWWALGCLLYEMIAGQSPFQQRKKKIKREEVERLVKEVPEEYSERFSPQARSLCSQLLCKDPAERLGCRGGSAREVKEHPLFKKLNFKRLGAGMLEPPFKPDPQAIYCKDVLDIEQFSTVKGVELEPTDQDFYQKFATGSVPIPWQNEMVETECFQELNVFGLDGSVPPDLDWKGQPPAPPKKGLLQRLFSRQDCCGNCSDSEEELPTRL; via the exons AGCGTGACTACCACAGCCTGTGCGAGCGGCAGCCCATCGGGCGCCTGCTGTTTCGAGAGTTCTGTGCCACGAGGCCGGAGCTGAGCCGCTGCATCGCCTTCCTGGATGGGGTG GCCGAGTATGAAGTGACCCCGGATGAGAAGCGGAAAGCATGTGGGCGGCGGCTAATGCAGAATTTTCTGAGCCACACG GGTCCTGACCTCATCCCTGAGGTCTCCCAGGAGCTGGTGACGAACTGCGCCCAGCGACTGGAGCAGGGGCCCTGCAAAGACCTCTTCCAGGAACTCACCCG GCTGACCCACGAGTACCTGAGCGTGGCCCCATTTGCCGACTACCTCGACAGCATCTACTTCAACCGTTTCCTGCAGTGGAAGTGGCTGGAAAG GCAGCCAGTGACCAAAAACACCTTCAGGCAGTACCGAGTCCTGGGCAAAGGTGGCTTTGGGGAG GTGTGCGCCTGCCAGGTGCGGGCCACAGGCAAGATGTACGCCTGCAAGAAGCTAGAGAAAAAGCGGATCAAGAAGCGGAAAGGGGAGGCCATGGCGCTGAACGAGAAGCAGATCCTGGAGAAAGTGAACAGTAGGTTTGTA GTGAGCTTGGCCTATGCCTATGAGACCAAGGACGCGCTGTGCCTAGTGCTGACGCTGATGAATGGAGGTGACCTCAAGTTCCACATCTACCACATGGGCCATGCTGGCTTCTCCGAAGCACGGGCTGTCTTCTACACCGCCGAGATCTGCTGCGGCCTGGAGGACCTGCACCGGGAGCGCATCGTGTACAG GGACCTAAAGCCAGAGAACATCTTGCTGGATGACCACG GCCACATCCGAATCTCCGACCTGGGACTGGCTGTGCATGTACCCGAGGGCCAGACCATCAAAGGCCGTGTGGGCACCGTGGGCTACATGG CTCCAGAGGTGGTGAAGAACGAACGGTACACGTTCAGCCCTGACTGGTGGGCGCTAGGCTGCCTCCTGTATGAGATGATCGCAGGCCAGTCACCCTTCcagcagaggaagaagaagatCAAGCGGGAGGAGGTGGAGCGGCTGGTGAAGGAGGTGCCCGAGGAGTATTCAGAGCGCTTCTCCCCACAGGCCCGCTCACTGTGCTCCCAG CTCCTCTGCAAGGACCCCGCCGAACGTCTGGGGTGTCGTGGGGGCAGTGCCCGTGAGGTGAAGGAGCATCCCCTCTTTAAGAAGCTGAACTTCAAGCGGCTAGGAGCCGGCATGCTGGAGCCGCCCTTCAAGCCTGAT ccccaggccatTTACTGCAAGGATGTTCTGGACATTGAGCAGTTCTCCACCGTCAAGGGCGTGGAGCTGGAGCCCACTGACCAGGACTTCTACCAGAAGTTTGCCACAGGCAGCGTGCCTATCCCCTGGCAGAACGAG ATGGTGGAGACGGAGTGCTTCCAGGAACTGAATGTCTTCGGGCTGGATGGCTCAGTTCCCCCAGACCTGGACTGGAAGGGCCAGCCACCTGCACCCCCTAAAAAGGGACTGCTGCAGAGACTCTTCAGTCGCCAA GATTGCTGTGGAAACTGCAGCGACAGTGAGGAAGAGCTCCCCACCCGCCTCTAG
- the GRK6 gene encoding G protein-coupled receptor kinase 6 isoform X2 gives MELENIVANTVLLKAREGGGGNRKGKSKKWRQMLQFPHISQCEELRLSLERDYHSLCERQPIGRLLFREFCATRPELSRCIAFLDGVAEYEVTPDEKRKACGRRLMQNFLSHTGPDLIPEVSQELVTNCAQRLEQGPCKDLFQELTRLTHEYLSVAPFADYLDSIYFNRFLQWKWLERQPVTKNTFRQYRVLGKGGFGEVCACQVRATGKMYACKKLEKKRIKKRKGEAMALNEKQILEKVNSRFVVSLAYAYETKDALCLVLTLMNGGDLKFHIYHMGHAGFSEARAVFYTAEICCGLEDLHRERIVYRDLKPENILLDDHGHIRISDLGLAVHVPEGQTIKGRVGTVGYMAPEVVKNERYTFSPDWWALGCLLYEMIAGQSPFQQRKKKIKREEVERLVKEVPEEYSERFSPQARSLCSQLLCKDPAERLGCRGGSAREVKEHPLFKKLNFKRLGAGMLEPPFKPDPQAIYCKDVLDIEQFSTVKGVELEPTDQDFYQKFATGSVPIPWQNEMVETECFQELNVFGLDGSVPPDLDWKGQPPAPPKKGLLQRLFSRQR, from the exons AGCGTGACTACCACAGCCTGTGCGAGCGGCAGCCCATCGGGCGCCTGCTGTTTCGAGAGTTCTGTGCCACGAGGCCGGAGCTGAGCCGCTGCATCGCCTTCCTGGATGGGGTG GCCGAGTATGAAGTGACCCCGGATGAGAAGCGGAAAGCATGTGGGCGGCGGCTAATGCAGAATTTTCTGAGCCACACG GGTCCTGACCTCATCCCTGAGGTCTCCCAGGAGCTGGTGACGAACTGCGCCCAGCGACTGGAGCAGGGGCCCTGCAAAGACCTCTTCCAGGAACTCACCCG GCTGACCCACGAGTACCTGAGCGTGGCCCCATTTGCCGACTACCTCGACAGCATCTACTTCAACCGTTTCCTGCAGTGGAAGTGGCTGGAAAG GCAGCCAGTGACCAAAAACACCTTCAGGCAGTACCGAGTCCTGGGCAAAGGTGGCTTTGGGGAG GTGTGCGCCTGCCAGGTGCGGGCCACAGGCAAGATGTACGCCTGCAAGAAGCTAGAGAAAAAGCGGATCAAGAAGCGGAAAGGGGAGGCCATGGCGCTGAACGAGAAGCAGATCCTGGAGAAAGTGAACAGTAGGTTTGTA GTGAGCTTGGCCTATGCCTATGAGACCAAGGACGCGCTGTGCCTAGTGCTGACGCTGATGAATGGAGGTGACCTCAAGTTCCACATCTACCACATGGGCCATGCTGGCTTCTCCGAAGCACGGGCTGTCTTCTACACCGCCGAGATCTGCTGCGGCCTGGAGGACCTGCACCGGGAGCGCATCGTGTACAG GGACCTAAAGCCAGAGAACATCTTGCTGGATGACCACG GCCACATCCGAATCTCCGACCTGGGACTGGCTGTGCATGTACCCGAGGGCCAGACCATCAAAGGCCGTGTGGGCACCGTGGGCTACATGG CTCCAGAGGTGGTGAAGAACGAACGGTACACGTTCAGCCCTGACTGGTGGGCGCTAGGCTGCCTCCTGTATGAGATGATCGCAGGCCAGTCACCCTTCcagcagaggaagaagaagatCAAGCGGGAGGAGGTGGAGCGGCTGGTGAAGGAGGTGCCCGAGGAGTATTCAGAGCGCTTCTCCCCACAGGCCCGCTCACTGTGCTCCCAG CTCCTCTGCAAGGACCCCGCCGAACGTCTGGGGTGTCGTGGGGGCAGTGCCCGTGAGGTGAAGGAGCATCCCCTCTTTAAGAAGCTGAACTTCAAGCGGCTAGGAGCCGGCATGCTGGAGCCGCCCTTCAAGCCTGAT ccccaggccatTTACTGCAAGGATGTTCTGGACATTGAGCAGTTCTCCACCGTCAAGGGCGTGGAGCTGGAGCCCACTGACCAGGACTTCTACCAGAAGTTTGCCACAGGCAGCGTGCCTATCCCCTGGCAGAACGAG ATGGTGGAGACGGAGTGCTTCCAGGAACTGAATGTCTTCGGGCTGGATGGCTCAGTTCCCCCAGACCTGGACTGGAAGGGCCAGCCACCTGCACCCCCTAAAAAGGGACTGCTGCAGAGACTCTTCAGTCGCCAA agGTGA